From a single Microbacterium murale genomic region:
- the msuE gene encoding FMN reductase — translation MTAPYRIVAVSGSLHEPSKTTALLRAIAAAVAERAEVEVQMIELTAVGPALAGALRRDHLPASVEAQLVAIEQADLLIVGSPVYRASFTGLFKHLFDFVGQYALVGKPVLLAATGGGERHALIIEHQLRPLFAFFQALTLPLGVYASDTDFDGYVINSEILQARISLAAERALPLVGYAASRTAEALVG, via the coding sequence ATGACCGCTCCTTATCGCATCGTCGCCGTCTCCGGCTCGCTCCACGAGCCCAGCAAGACGACCGCGCTTCTGCGAGCCATCGCCGCAGCCGTCGCCGAGCGGGCGGAGGTCGAGGTCCAGATGATCGAACTCACCGCGGTGGGCCCGGCGCTCGCCGGGGCTCTGCGGCGCGATCACCTGCCGGCCAGCGTCGAAGCGCAGTTGGTCGCGATCGAGCAGGCCGACCTGCTCATCGTCGGCTCCCCGGTCTACCGCGCCTCGTTCACCGGCCTCTTCAAGCATCTGTTCGACTTCGTCGGCCAGTACGCGCTCGTCGGCAAGCCCGTTCTGCTCGCGGCGACCGGCGGGGGAGAGCGCCACGCGCTCATCATCGAGCATCAGCTGCGCCCGCTGTTCGCGTTCTTCCAGGCGCTCACGCTTCCGCTCGGCGTCTACGCCAGCGACACCGACTTCGACGGGTATGTGATCAACTCCGAGATCCTGCAGGCGCGCATCTCGCTCGCTGCGGAACGTGCTCTGCCGCTGGTCGGGTACGCCGCGTCGCGGACCGCGGAGGCGCTCGTCGGCTGA
- a CDS encoding aldo/keto reductase, translating to MTIPTVTLNDGNSIPQLGYGVFKVPPADTERTVSEALEIGYRHIDTAAIYGNEEGVGAAIAKSGIARDELFITTKLWNDRHDGDEPNAAIAESLEKLGLEHVDLYLVHWPTPGKDNYVHAFAKLIELRDAGLTRSIGVSNFLAEHLERVVNETGVTPAVDQIELHPAYQQRETVAWAADHGIRIESWGPLGQGKYDLFGTPAVADAAAAHGKTPAQVVLGWHLQKGTIVFPKSVRAERLRENLDVFDFTLTDAEIAAIDGLDPLDGSGRVGTHPNEFD from the coding sequence ATGACGATCCCCACTGTGACCCTCAACGATGGCAACTCCATTCCTCAGCTCGGCTATGGCGTCTTCAAGGTGCCACCGGCAGACACCGAACGCACTGTCAGCGAGGCGCTCGAGATCGGCTACCGGCACATCGACACCGCGGCGATCTACGGCAACGAGGAAGGCGTGGGCGCAGCGATCGCGAAGAGCGGGATCGCCCGTGACGAGCTCTTCATCACAACCAAGCTCTGGAACGACCGGCACGACGGCGACGAGCCGAACGCCGCGATCGCAGAGAGCCTCGAGAAGCTCGGCCTCGAGCATGTCGACCTGTACCTCGTGCACTGGCCGACGCCCGGCAAGGACAACTACGTACATGCGTTCGCCAAGCTCATCGAGCTGCGGGATGCGGGACTCACGCGCAGCATCGGCGTCTCGAACTTCCTCGCCGAGCACCTCGAGCGCGTCGTGAACGAGACCGGTGTGACCCCGGCCGTCGACCAGATCGAACTGCACCCGGCGTACCAGCAGCGCGAGACCGTGGCATGGGCTGCTGACCACGGCATCCGCATCGAATCCTGGGGTCCGCTCGGGCAGGGCAAGTACGACCTGTTCGGTACGCCGGCCGTCGCCGACGCGGCAGCCGCTCATGGCAAGACACCTGCGCAGGTGGTGCTGGGCTGGCACCTGCAGAAGGGCACCATCGTGTTCCCGAAGTCGGTGCGTGCCGAGCGCCTGCGCGAGAACCTCGACGTGTTCGACTTCACGCTGACCGACGCCGAGATCGCGGCCATCGACGGCCTCGACCCGCTCGACGGATCGGGCCGCGTCGGCACGCACCCGAACGAGTTCGACTGA
- the hrpA gene encoding ATP-dependent RNA helicase HrpA — translation MSSADLVITYPPELPVSAARDEIADAIRDNQVVVVAGATGSGKTTQLPKICLELGRTNIAHTQPRRLAARTIAERVAEELQVELGGVVGYKVRFTDKVSDATKVALMTDGILLNEIHRDRLLRRYDTIIIDEAHERSLNVDFLLGYLTRILPERPDLKVIITSATIDPASFAKHFATPGGEPAPVIEVSGRTYPVEIRYRAPSEDESEDEVSAIVIALRELDREAPGDVLVFLPGEAEIRDAADAVRAAYASSKAPVEVLPLYGRLSAAEQHRVFEPSRVTGVRRRVILATNVAETSLTVPGIKYVVDTGTARISRYSNRSKVQRLPIEPISQASANQRSGRAGRTSDGIAIRLYGEDDFDKRAEFTEPEVLRTSLASVVLQMLSLGFGDISAFPFLTPPDSRGIKAAFDLLTELGAVDLGRDTPRLTRVGRDIARMPIDPRFARMLLEAQKSGVTDPVLAIVAGLTIQDVRERPSQEAPQAVRDAADRMHARFTDPTSDFLATLNLWNHLREQQRKLGSSAFRRLCRSEHLNYVRVREWFDVHRQLRSLVKAAPASKNEGAADPDAIHRALLSGLLSQIGILDERNTKTPPKGQTKSQKDPKRRIAEYRGARGIRFSIFPGSGLRKQSPQAVMAAEIVETSRTFARTVAAIDPAWAESLAGDLAKRSVSEPHWSKDAGAAVAFEKVTLFGVEIIPRRRIQFARIDRAASRELFVRHALVEGEWDPTRLDKRVSAFWRSNGELRKRLEKLEERERRRDILAGDEEVFRFYDERIPAEVFDVRSFESWWRETLQKTPKLLVMRERDLIEDEERADQNDFPTRWTQGDQVLGLAYRFEPGADDDGVSVVVPLALLAQIENRGFDWQVPGLRADLVTALLRALPKTIRRHVVPAADWADKFGETLAPEGPENHGGLPQRSLKEALARMIQPLANQPVSAADFDDERVPGHLRMNFRAVDERGRVAGSARDLGDLQRSLSDRARASVARSISRPERTGARPGTGAVAAASAAPQAQARGAIEQNGLTGWTFGDLPEVLDTKVAGGVVRGYPAIIDQGKTVSVRVEATADAATAATRDGVLRLVLLNVPSPASYVQQHLTAQEKLALAASPYSSAAALIEDARAAVVRAALPVDPIRTEAEFVRARDAVNNTLVDQLFATVSLVARVLTKSRDVERGIKTENSLALLGPLNDIRSQLSGLLHPGFISATGTERLAHFPRYLDGMLDRLKMLSNEPGKDRARMTEYERVSKAFEDAGGTIPLPTGAAPALVEVRWLLEEYRISVFAQRLGTAQPVSPQRIAKILREN, via the coding sequence ATGTCTTCTGCCGATCTCGTCATCACCTATCCCCCGGAGCTGCCCGTCAGCGCGGCCAGGGATGAGATCGCCGACGCCATCCGCGACAACCAGGTGGTCGTGGTCGCCGGCGCGACCGGATCAGGCAAGACCACCCAGCTTCCGAAGATCTGCCTCGAACTCGGCCGCACGAACATCGCGCACACCCAGCCGAGGCGGCTCGCCGCGCGCACGATCGCCGAGCGCGTCGCCGAGGAGCTGCAGGTCGAGCTCGGCGGCGTCGTCGGCTACAAGGTGCGCTTCACCGACAAGGTGTCGGATGCGACCAAGGTCGCCCTGATGACCGACGGCATCCTGCTCAACGAGATCCACCGCGACCGGTTGTTGCGCCGCTACGACACGATCATCATCGACGAGGCGCACGAACGCTCCCTCAACGTCGACTTCCTGCTCGGCTACCTCACGCGCATCCTTCCCGAGCGGCCCGACCTCAAGGTCATCATCACCTCGGCGACGATCGACCCGGCGAGCTTCGCGAAGCACTTCGCCACCCCTGGCGGCGAGCCGGCGCCGGTCATCGAGGTGTCAGGGCGCACCTACCCGGTCGAGATCCGGTACCGCGCACCCTCCGAGGACGAGAGCGAAGACGAGGTCTCAGCGATCGTCATCGCGCTGCGCGAACTCGATCGCGAGGCGCCGGGCGATGTCCTCGTGTTCCTCCCGGGAGAGGCCGAGATCCGGGATGCCGCGGATGCCGTGCGAGCGGCCTATGCGTCCAGCAAGGCACCGGTCGAAGTGCTTCCGTTGTACGGCAGACTGTCGGCCGCAGAGCAGCATCGTGTGTTCGAGCCGAGCCGCGTTACAGGGGTGCGACGCCGCGTCATCCTCGCCACCAACGTCGCCGAGACGAGCCTCACCGTCCCCGGCATCAAGTACGTCGTCGACACCGGCACCGCGCGCATCTCGCGCTACAGCAATCGCTCGAAGGTGCAGCGGCTGCCGATCGAGCCGATCTCGCAGGCATCAGCGAACCAGCGCTCCGGCCGTGCCGGCCGCACCAGCGACGGCATCGCGATCCGCCTCTACGGCGAAGACGACTTCGACAAGCGCGCGGAGTTCACCGAGCCCGAGGTGCTGCGCACGTCACTCGCCTCGGTAGTGCTGCAGATGCTGTCGCTCGGGTTCGGTGACATCTCGGCGTTCCCGTTCCTCACCCCGCCGGATTCCCGCGGCATCAAGGCGGCGTTCGACCTCCTCACCGAGCTGGGAGCGGTCGATCTGGGTCGCGACACCCCGCGACTCACCCGGGTGGGGCGCGATATCGCCCGGATGCCGATCGATCCGCGCTTCGCACGCATGCTGTTGGAGGCGCAGAAGAGCGGCGTCACAGACCCGGTGCTCGCGATCGTCGCCGGCCTCACCATCCAGGACGTCCGCGAGCGTCCTTCTCAGGAGGCGCCCCAGGCCGTGCGGGATGCCGCGGATCGGATGCACGCGCGCTTCACCGACCCGACGAGCGACTTCCTGGCGACCCTGAACCTGTGGAACCATCTTCGCGAGCAGCAGCGGAAGCTGGGCTCGAGCGCGTTCCGACGCCTCTGCCGCTCCGAGCATCTGAATTACGTGCGTGTGCGGGAGTGGTTCGACGTGCACCGCCAGTTGCGCTCACTGGTCAAGGCCGCACCGGCTTCGAAGAACGAGGGCGCGGCAGATCCCGACGCCATTCACCGCGCCCTGTTGTCCGGTCTGCTCTCCCAGATCGGCATCCTCGATGAACGCAACACCAAGACTCCGCCGAAGGGGCAGACGAAGAGCCAGAAGGATCCGAAACGCCGGATCGCCGAGTACCGAGGAGCACGCGGCATCCGCTTCTCGATCTTCCCCGGCTCCGGACTGCGCAAGCAGAGCCCGCAGGCCGTCATGGCCGCCGAGATCGTCGAGACCTCCCGCACCTTCGCGCGCACTGTCGCGGCGATCGACCCTGCCTGGGCGGAGTCGCTCGCCGGTGACCTCGCCAAGCGATCGGTGTCGGAACCGCACTGGTCGAAGGATGCCGGCGCCGCTGTCGCCTTCGAGAAGGTCACGCTGTTCGGGGTCGAGATCATCCCGCGCCGGCGCATCCAGTTCGCGCGAATCGATCGCGCTGCCTCCCGTGAACTCTTCGTGCGGCATGCACTCGTCGAGGGCGAGTGGGATCCGACCAGGCTCGACAAACGCGTCAGCGCGTTCTGGCGCAGCAACGGCGAACTCCGCAAGCGCCTCGAGAAGCTCGAGGAACGCGAACGCAGACGCGACATCCTCGCCGGCGACGAGGAGGTGTTCCGCTTCTACGACGAGCGGATCCCCGCCGAGGTGTTCGACGTGCGCTCTTTCGAGAGCTGGTGGCGCGAGACGCTGCAGAAGACGCCGAAGCTGCTCGTCATGCGCGAGCGCGACCTGATCGAAGACGAGGAGCGCGCGGACCAGAACGACTTCCCCACGCGCTGGACGCAGGGCGACCAGGTGCTCGGTCTCGCCTACCGGTTCGAGCCGGGAGCTGACGATGACGGCGTCAGCGTTGTCGTGCCTCTCGCTCTCCTCGCGCAGATCGAGAACCGCGGGTTCGACTGGCAGGTGCCCGGACTCCGCGCAGACCTCGTCACCGCGCTGCTGCGTGCACTGCCGAAGACCATTCGCCGGCACGTCGTGCCCGCCGCGGACTGGGCCGACAAGTTCGGTGAAACGCTCGCCCCTGAAGGGCCGGAGAACCACGGAGGGCTCCCCCAGCGCTCGCTGAAGGAAGCCCTGGCCAGGATGATCCAGCCGCTGGCGAATCAGCCGGTGTCGGCCGCCGACTTCGACGACGAGCGCGTTCCGGGACACCTGCGCATGAACTTCCGCGCGGTCGACGAGCGAGGCCGCGTCGCCGGATCCGCACGGGACCTCGGCGACCTGCAGCGCTCGCTCTCGGATCGCGCGAGAGCCAGCGTCGCGCGATCGATCTCACGTCCGGAACGAACCGGCGCGCGGCCGGGCACGGGTGCCGTCGCCGCGGCGTCCGCTGCCCCACAGGCACAGGCCAGGGGCGCGATCGAGCAGAACGGCCTCACCGGCTGGACGTTCGGCGACCTGCCGGAGGTGCTCGACACCAAAGTCGCCGGCGGCGTCGTGCGCGGATACCCGGCGATCATCGATCAGGGCAAGACGGTCTCGGTGCGCGTAGAGGCGACGGCGGATGCGGCGACAGCAGCCACTCGGGACGGCGTGCTGCGGCTCGTGCTGTTGAACGTGCCGTCTCCTGCGTCGTACGTGCAGCAGCACCTGACCGCGCAGGAGAAGCTCGCGCTGGCCGCGTCACCGTATTCGTCGGCCGCAGCGCTGATCGAAGACGCCAGGGCCGCCGTCGTGCGCGCGGCGCTGCCTGTGGACCCGATCCGCACCGAGGCCGAGTTCGTCCGAGCACGTGATGCCGTGAACAACACCCTCGTGGACCAGTTGTTCGCGACGGTCTCACTCGTCGCGCGCGTTCTCACGAAGTCCCGTGACGTAGAACGTGGCATCAAGACGGAGAACTCGCTCGCGCTGCTCGGTCCGTTGAACGACATCCGTTCGCAGCTCAGCGGGCTGCTGCATCCGGGGTTCATCTCGGCGACGGGCACCGAACGACTCGCTCACTTCCCCCGGTACCTCGATGGCATGCTCGATCGGCTGAAGATGCTGTCGAACGAACCGGGCAAGGATCGGGCACGGATGACCGAGTACGAGAGGGTCTCGAAGGCCTTCGAGGATGCCGGGGGCACGATCCCGCTCCCCACCGGCGCCGCCCCCGCACTCGTGGAGGTGCGCTGGCTGCTCGAGGAATACCGGATCAGCGTTTTCGCGCAGCGCCTCGGCACCGCACAGCCGGTGTCTCCGCAGCGCATAGCAAAGATCCTGCGAGAGAACTGA
- a CDS encoding methionine ABC transporter ATP-binding protein translates to MITIEHVSRAFGGTRALADVSLEIGRGQIFGVVGQSGAGKSTLLRTVNALERPDSGSVTVDGVQVSHLTGQELRAARHGIGMVFQHFNLIGNRTVAQNVEFALEAVGRGRGDRAQEAREMLDLVGLAARADAYPAQLSGGQRQRVGIARALASRPSVLLSDEATSALDPDTTRQILALMRRLSGELGLTIMLITHEMAVVKQICDAAALLEHGKIIEQGTLTDLIRTPGSRLARDLFPLGEVPDIPGSVVIDLTFAGEEAQKPTIALLSRALDLDVSILGATIENIGGAQAGRTRLALPADPAIVARAEAFLAEHSVAVEVVKAA, encoded by the coding sequence ATGATCACCATCGAGCACGTCAGCCGAGCCTTCGGCGGCACCCGCGCACTCGCAGATGTGTCGCTCGAGATCGGCCGCGGCCAGATCTTCGGCGTCGTCGGCCAGTCGGGGGCGGGCAAATCGACCCTGCTGCGCACCGTGAACGCGCTGGAGCGCCCTGATTCCGGCAGTGTCACTGTCGACGGCGTGCAGGTCTCGCACCTGACAGGGCAGGAGCTGCGCGCCGCGCGGCACGGAATCGGCATGGTGTTCCAGCATTTCAATCTGATCGGCAACCGCACCGTGGCGCAGAACGTCGAGTTCGCGCTGGAGGCCGTCGGTCGTGGCCGCGGCGACCGTGCGCAGGAGGCGCGGGAGATGCTCGATCTGGTGGGTCTCGCCGCGCGCGCCGACGCCTACCCTGCTCAGCTCTCCGGCGGTCAACGTCAGCGTGTCGGAATCGCCCGCGCGTTGGCGTCGCGTCCGAGCGTGCTGCTCTCGGACGAGGCCACCAGCGCGCTCGATCCGGACACCACGCGTCAGATCCTCGCGCTGATGCGGCGCCTCTCCGGCGAGCTGGGACTCACGATCATGCTGATCACGCATGAGATGGCGGTCGTGAAGCAGATCTGCGACGCCGCCGCGCTCCTCGAGCACGGCAAGATCATCGAGCAGGGCACCCTCACCGACCTGATCCGCACGCCAGGCAGCCGCCTCGCACGCGATCTGTTCCCGCTCGGCGAGGTGCCGGACATTCCCGGCTCCGTTGTCATCGATCTCACATTCGCCGGCGAGGAGGCGCAGAAGCCGACCATCGCGCTGCTCTCGCGTGCGCTGGACCTGGATGTCTCCATCCTCGGCGCCACGATCGAGAACATCGGCGGCGCACAGGCAGGACGCACGCGCCTCGCGTTGCCGGCCGATCCTGCGATCGTCGCCCGCGCGGAGGCGTTCCTCGCGGAGCACAGCGTCGCCGTCGAGGTGGTGAAGGCAGCATGA
- a CDS encoding methionine ABC transporter permease produces the protein MIDYTSPDFWPQLFDTMLKGTLETLWMTGVAILFTIIVGLPLGIVLVGTEKGRFLSAPLGSPALGVTINRVLGFIVNLGRSVPFIVLMIALIPLTRLLLGSFIGTGPAIFPLTLIAIPFFARVVEIAVKEVDSGLLEAADSIGATRWQLVRRVILPETAPAIVLGIATTITSIINFSAMVGVVGGGGLGNVALTYGFQRYSWVHIVAVVVVLFVIVLLVQWACNALARSLDHANRASHAADVIGADA, from the coding sequence ATGATCGACTACACCTCCCCCGACTTCTGGCCGCAGCTCTTCGACACGATGCTCAAGGGCACGCTCGAGACGCTCTGGATGACGGGCGTGGCGATCCTGTTCACGATCATCGTCGGCCTCCCGCTCGGTATCGTCCTGGTCGGCACCGAGAAGGGGCGGTTCCTTTCCGCTCCCCTCGGCTCCCCAGCTCTCGGCGTCACCATCAACCGCGTCCTCGGATTCATCGTGAACCTCGGTCGTTCGGTGCCGTTCATTGTGCTGATGATCGCGTTGATACCGCTGACCCGCCTGCTGCTGGGCTCATTCATCGGCACGGGCCCCGCGATCTTCCCTCTCACCCTCATCGCGATCCCGTTCTTCGCCCGCGTGGTCGAGATCGCCGTCAAGGAGGTCGATTCGGGCCTGCTGGAAGCGGCGGACTCCATCGGCGCCACGCGCTGGCAGCTCGTCCGCCGCGTCATCCTCCCCGAGACGGCACCGGCGATCGTGCTCGGCATCGCAACCACGATCACTTCGATCATCAACTTCTCCGCGATGGTCGGCGTGGTCGGCGGTGGCGGACTCGGCAATGTCGCGCTCACGTACGGATTCCAGCGCTACAGCTGGGTGCACATCGTCGCCGTCGTCGTCGTGCTGTTCGTGATCGTGCTGCTCGTGCAGTGGGCATGCAATGCGCTCGCACGGTCACTCGACCATGCGAACAGGGCATCGCATGCCGCCGACGTCATCGGCGCCGACGCCTGA
- a CDS encoding MetQ/NlpA family ABC transporter substrate-binding protein, whose protein sequence is MSFSSLARGVAIVAAGALALGLTACAGSAPAPAEDGSEGLGTLKVGALPVPAGDILKWVSDNLAEDAGLTIEWQEFTDYNTPNPALSDGSVDANLFQNSTFLETYNEQSGDDLISVGEIYLPAAAFYSEKLDSLDDLDKGATIAIPNDPTNEGRALKLLAAEGIIEISDGATTLAEITENPKDLQFVEIENASLALALPDNDAAFVTASFAIPAGLSEDQAILLEGTDSKYYNILATRADMKDDPRIEALVELLNDDRTKEYILETWKGLIVPVD, encoded by the coding sequence ATGTCCTTCTCCTCCCTCGCCCGCGGCGTCGCCATCGTCGCAGCCGGTGCACTCGCGCTCGGCCTCACCGCCTGCGCCGGCTCCGCGCCCGCTCCCGCTGAGGACGGCTCGGAAGGACTCGGCACGCTGAAGGTCGGCGCGCTGCCCGTTCCCGCCGGCGACATCCTGAAGTGGGTCTCCGACAACCTCGCCGAGGATGCCGGACTCACGATCGAATGGCAGGAGTTCACCGACTACAACACTCCGAATCCTGCGCTCTCTGACGGTTCGGTCGACGCGAACCTGTTCCAGAACTCGACGTTCCTCGAGACGTACAACGAGCAGTCCGGCGACGATCTGATCTCGGTCGGCGAGATCTACCTCCCCGCCGCCGCGTTCTACAGCGAGAAGCTCGACAGCCTCGACGACCTCGACAAGGGCGCCACCATCGCGATCCCGAACGACCCGACGAACGAGGGACGCGCGCTGAAACTTCTCGCCGCCGAGGGCATCATCGAGATCTCAGACGGCGCCACCACGCTCGCCGAGATCACCGAGAACCCGAAGGATCTGCAATTCGTCGAGATCGAGAACGCGTCGCTCGCGCTGGCCCTTCCCGACAACGACGCCGCGTTCGTGACCGCGTCGTTCGCGATCCCGGCCGGGCTCTCCGAGGATCAGGCGATCCTGCTCGAGGGCACCGACAGCAAGTACTACAACATCCTCGCGACGCGCGCGGACATGAAGGATGACCCGCGCATCGAAGCTCTCGTCGAGCTGCTGAACGATGACCGCACCAAGGAGTACATCCTGGAGACCTGGAAGGGCCTGATCGTTCCGGTCGACTGA
- a CDS encoding quinone oxidoreductase family protein: MARAIVHTEIGSPDVLHLVEIPDPVAGSGEVVVKIEAAGVNPLDAKRRSGKRPMPPITEPRRVGLDGAGVVDSIGEGVTEFAVGDRVAIGDTVGTYATHLVVPVAHLSLLPDAVTAAEGAALSIPVGTAYQCLRSLSVGEGDTLLIHAGSGAVGQAAIQFAVAWGATVIATGSPARHEQLRELGAIPVAYGTGLADRVRTAAPDGVTVALDCIGTDEAVEVSKELVSDHDRIATIVRGPDAAALGIRAFSGGAPTPLTEQELAWRHEGVDVAIALIAAGDFQIELGAELPLSEAAQAHELIEAHAARGKITLVP, encoded by the coding sequence ATGGCTCGCGCGATCGTTCACACCGAAATCGGCTCCCCTGACGTCCTCCACCTCGTGGAGATCCCCGATCCTGTCGCCGGTTCCGGCGAGGTCGTGGTGAAGATCGAGGCGGCAGGCGTCAACCCGCTCGATGCGAAGCGACGCAGCGGCAAACGTCCCATGCCGCCCATCACCGAACCGCGTCGCGTCGGCTTGGACGGGGCGGGCGTGGTCGATTCCATCGGTGAAGGAGTGACGGAGTTCGCGGTCGGCGACCGAGTCGCGATCGGCGACACCGTCGGAACGTATGCGACGCACCTGGTCGTGCCCGTGGCGCACCTTTCACTCCTTCCGGATGCTGTCACCGCCGCGGAAGGCGCCGCTCTGAGCATCCCGGTGGGAACGGCGTATCAGTGCCTGCGCTCGCTGAGTGTCGGTGAAGGCGACACACTGCTGATCCACGCCGGATCCGGCGCGGTCGGGCAGGCCGCCATCCAGTTCGCGGTCGCGTGGGGCGCGACCGTGATCGCCACCGGTAGCCCCGCGCGTCACGAGCAGCTGCGCGAACTCGGCGCGATTCCCGTCGCATACGGCACCGGCCTTGCCGACCGCGTGCGCACGGCAGCACCGGATGGCGTGACTGTCGCGCTGGACTGCATCGGCACCGACGAGGCTGTCGAGGTGTCGAAGGAACTCGTCAGCGACCACGATCGCATCGCGACGATCGTCCGCGGGCCGGACGCCGCAGCCCTCGGCATCCGCGCCTTCAGTGGTGGTGCTCCCACTCCGCTGACGGAGCAGGAACTCGCGTGGCGTCACGAAGGCGTCGACGTCGCGATCGCCTTGATCGCGGCGGGCGATTTCCAGATCGAACTCGGTGCCGAACTACCTCTCTCGGAGGCGGCGCAGGCGCACGAGCTGATCGAGGCGCATGCCGCTCGAGGCAAGATCACGCTGGTGCCGTGA
- a CDS encoding alpha/beta fold hydrolase — translation MDRLGTAVRCIRYDRRSYGETEYSPEDGWSPVADTVAVLDASEADTVIAIGSSIGGRTAIDLALAHPERISALVLIAPAISGAPEPELEPLVEALDAEIDAADAVADLDAVNRLEAHLWFDGPGHEGRVNGPIRDLFLDMNARAISAIDPGTSGDALDAWSRLDRITVPILFLVGSLDLLHIRERAREAAASVQNGQFVELPDSAHLPHLEGSPSALDAIAEFLALRG, via the coding sequence GTGGATCGTCTGGGTACAGCCGTCCGTTGCATCCGCTACGACAGGCGAAGCTACGGCGAGACGGAGTACAGCCCTGAGGACGGCTGGTCACCTGTGGCTGACACCGTCGCCGTGTTGGATGCCTCTGAGGCGGACACGGTGATCGCGATCGGCAGCTCGATCGGCGGCAGGACAGCGATCGACCTCGCGCTGGCGCATCCGGAGCGCATCTCAGCGCTCGTGCTGATCGCCCCCGCGATCAGTGGTGCCCCTGAGCCGGAACTCGAACCCCTGGTCGAAGCGCTTGACGCCGAGATCGACGCCGCCGATGCAGTGGCGGATCTCGACGCCGTCAACCGGCTGGAAGCGCACCTCTGGTTTGACGGACCCGGGCACGAGGGGCGCGTGAACGGCCCCATCCGCGACCTCTTCCTGGATATGAACGCGCGCGCCATCTCCGCGATCGACCCCGGCACGTCGGGAGACGCATTGGACGCCTGGTCCCGACTCGACCGGATCACCGTACCGATCCTGTTCCTCGTCGGCAGCCTCGACCTGTTGCATATCCGCGAACGGGCACGCGAGGCTGCCGCTTCCGTTCAGAACGGGCAGTTCGTGGAGCTTCCCGATTCCGCTCACCTGCCGCATCTGGAGGGTTCGCCCTCGGCGCTGGACGCCATCGCGGAGTTCCTCGCGCTCCGCGGGTGA
- a CDS encoding LLM class flavin-dependent oxidoreductase has product MNRRRNAVSADRLQQIAKRGDVHDERLWTGITRLTGPAGNSTAPVGTPEQVAEALLKYYDLGVTRFLIRGFDPLGDVRDWGSELVPALREGARLRDEARAAA; this is encoded by the coding sequence GTGAACCGGAGGCGGAACGCGGTGTCGGCCGATCGCCTGCAGCAGATCGCGAAACGCGGCGACGTGCACGACGAGCGGCTGTGGACCGGGATCACCCGCCTCACCGGCCCAGCCGGCAATTCCACCGCGCCGGTGGGCACGCCCGAACAGGTCGCAGAAGCTCTGCTGAAGTACTACGACCTCGGCGTCACGCGATTCCTCATCCGCGGCTTCGATCCGCTGGGCGACGTGCGCGACTGGGGTAGTGAGCTGGTGCCGGCGCTTCGTGAGGGCGCACGTCTGCGGGACGAGGCGCGCGCTGCCGCGTGA